In the Chloroflexota bacterium genome, one interval contains:
- a CDS encoding M81 family metallopeptidase: MNRIALGGIVHETNTFAPGVTTLDNFMRQSYAEGEGIAARYAASKTALGGAIDGLRAWGVQIVPLVYAAAMPSATVTRAAHEMLRDALIERLRATLPLDGVLLVLHGAMVADGYLDSEADILEHVRAVVGPGIPVVSVLDMHGNLSQAMVDAADAFVAFDENPHLDTYDRGIEASRILRRLTEEGARTAKALARPPLILSALTTWTDQSPLNAVHALGREFEQNPHVLNVSVMGGFAYADTPFTGMSVVVTTDGDATLARKLADQLCEVAWSQRAAARHVGTPVDEAVARAVALTRGAKRSGPVMLADVGDNVGGGSPGDSTYLLRALVDAGAQGAVVTIADPESVAQAIAAGLGAELDLRIGGKVDSLHGTPVAARATVENITEGRFTIEGTDHFAQLYGNNVEMGRCAVVRAGGVRVLLTERKTPPGDLAQLRSQGIVPEDQQIIVAKSAVAFRGAYQRIASEIIEVDTPGLVAANLARFTYKHLPRPVYPLDSQPGW; encoded by the coding sequence ATGAATCGGATTGCACTGGGCGGCATCGTTCACGAAACCAACACCTTTGCGCCGGGCGTCACGACGCTCGACAATTTTATGCGGCAGAGTTACGCGGAAGGCGAGGGAATCGCCGCGCGTTACGCGGCGTCGAAGACCGCGCTGGGCGGAGCGATCGACGGTCTGCGTGCCTGGGGCGTGCAGATCGTGCCGCTGGTCTACGCGGCGGCGATGCCGAGCGCCACGGTGACGCGGGCCGCGCATGAGATGCTGCGCGACGCGCTGATCGAGCGCCTGCGCGCTACGCTGCCGCTGGACGGCGTGCTGTTAGTGCTGCACGGCGCGATGGTGGCCGACGGCTACCTCGACAGCGAGGCCGATATCCTCGAGCACGTGCGCGCCGTCGTCGGGCCGGGAATCCCGGTGGTGAGTGTGCTGGACATGCACGGCAACTTGAGCCAGGCGATGGTCGACGCGGCCGATGCGTTTGTCGCGTTCGATGAGAACCCGCACCTGGACACCTACGATCGCGGCATCGAAGCATCGCGCATCCTGCGCCGCCTGACGGAAGAAGGCGCGCGCACGGCGAAGGCGCTGGCGCGGCCGCCTCTGATTCTCTCGGCGCTGACGACATGGACCGACCAATCGCCGCTGAACGCGGTGCATGCGCTCGGCCGTGAGTTCGAGCAGAATCCGCATGTGTTGAACGTGAGCGTGATGGGTGGCTTCGCCTATGCCGACACGCCGTTCACCGGCATGAGCGTGGTCGTCACGACCGACGGCGACGCGACGCTGGCGCGCAAGTTGGCCGATCAATTGTGCGAAGTCGCCTGGTCGCAGCGCGCGGCGGCGCGGCATGTCGGCACGCCGGTAGACGAGGCGGTGGCGCGCGCGGTCGCGCTGACGCGCGGCGCGAAGCGCAGCGGCCCGGTCATGCTGGCTGACGTCGGCGACAATGTTGGCGGCGGCAGTCCGGGCGACAGCACCTACCTCCTGCGCGCGCTCGTCGATGCCGGGGCGCAGGGCGCGGTGGTCACCATCGCCGACCCGGAATCGGTCGCGCAGGCGATCGCGGCCGGCCTTGGGGCGGAGCTTGACCTACGTATCGGCGGCAAGGTCGATAGCTTGCACGGCACGCCGGTGGCGGCGCGCGCGACGGTCGAGAACATTACCGAGGGCCGCTTCACGATCGAGGGCACCGACCACTTCGCGCAGTTGTACGGCAACAACGTCGAGATGGGCCGCTGCGCGGTTGTGCGCGCTGGAGGCGTGCGCGTGCTGCTGACCGAGCGCAAGACGCCCCCCGGCGATCTGGCGCAATTGCGCAGCCAGGGCATTGTCCCCGAAGATCAGCAGATCATCGTCGCCAAATCGGCGGTCGCCTTCCGCGGCGCCTACCAGCGCATCGCGTCGGAGATCATCGAAGTGGATACGCCCGGCCTGGTGGCCGCTAACCTGGCGCGCTTCACGTACAAACACCTGCCGCGCCCGGTCTATCCGTTGGACAGTCAGCCCGGGTGGTAG
- a CDS encoding RidA family protein: protein MHIEAKLKAMGYEIEPATLGQGKIEPAVRTGNLVFTSGQVSRRGTENYVGKVGKELTVEQGYAAARACALNCLSAVKAIVGDLDKVTRVVKLFGMVNAADGFTQTPEVIHGCTDLINDLFGAKGRHARSAVGLYQLPSNFAVEIEMIVEVAD from the coding sequence ATGCATATTGAAGCGAAACTGAAAGCGATGGGCTACGAGATCGAGCCGGCGACGCTCGGCCAGGGTAAGATCGAGCCGGCCGTGCGGACCGGCAACCTGGTGTTTACGTCAGGCCAGGTCTCGCGCCGAGGCACAGAGAACTACGTCGGCAAGGTCGGCAAGGAGTTGACCGTCGAGCAAGGCTACGCCGCTGCGCGCGCATGCGCGCTGAACTGCCTGAGCGCGGTCAAGGCAATCGTGGGCGACCTGGATAAGGTCACGCGCGTTGTGAAGCTATTCGGTATGGTCAACGCAGCAGACGGCTTCACGCAGACGCCCGAGGTCATCCATGGCTGTACCGATCTGATCAACGATCTGTTCGGCGCAAAGGGCCGACACGCGCGCTCGGCGGTCGGCCTGTATCAGTTGCCCAGCAACTTTGCCGTCGAGATCGAAATGATCGTCGAGGTCGCGGACTGA
- a CDS encoding amidohydrolase family protein: MRYIDTHAHLGPWHEDIWTYTTEQFIALQARAGIERTVVSSTAALSGELIYGNEWTIQQAEQHDHLLVWLVLNPLRENDSYTLLDRFKDHPKVVGVKLHPVLHRYPADIKATFRLLERVVPTKLPVLSHGENESYASPARMKRLAEAFPTLTIIAAHFAAGAFGQTHEALDAIQDCRTGNLITDMGTARAIRTGIVAQVVRAIGADKVLFGTDSPLYEPAAFPTLLAVADISDAEKVQIAHGNAERYILKPRGLA; this comes from the coding sequence ATGCGATACATTGACACGCACGCGCACCTGGGCCCGTGGCACGAAGACATCTGGACCTACACGACCGAGCAGTTCATCGCCCTGCAGGCGCGCGCCGGCATCGAGCGTACCGTCGTCAGCTCGACGGCGGCGCTCTCGGGCGAATTGATCTATGGCAACGAGTGGACGATTCAGCAGGCCGAGCAGCACGACCACTTGCTGGTCTGGCTGGTGCTGAACCCGCTACGCGAGAACGACTCATACACCCTGCTCGACCGCTTCAAGGATCACCCGAAAGTGGTTGGTGTCAAGCTGCACCCGGTGCTGCACCGCTACCCGGCCGACATCAAGGCGACGTTCCGCTTGCTTGAGCGCGTTGTGCCGACGAAATTGCCGGTCCTGTCGCACGGCGAGAACGAGTCGTACGCGTCGCCGGCGCGCATGAAGCGGCTGGCCGAGGCGTTCCCGACGCTGACGATCATCGCGGCGCACTTCGCGGCTGGCGCGTTCGGCCAGACGCACGAGGCGCTCGACGCGATTCAGGACTGCCGCACCGGCAACCTGATCACCGACATGGGTACCGCCCGCGCGATCCGCACCGGGATTGTGGCTCAGGTCGTGCGCGCCATTGGCGCGGACAAAGTGCTGTTCGGCACTGACTCGCCGCTGTACGAGCCAGCGGCGTTCCCGACGCTGCTCGCGGTGGCCGATATCAGCGATGCGGAGAAAGTGCAGATCGCGCACGGCAACGCCGAGCGCTACATCCTGAAGCCACGCGGGCTGGCGTGA
- a CDS encoding lipocalin-like domain-containing protein, which yields MSAPAGNSFVGAWRLLSSEFRYADGTATRTYDSGLLVYTADGYMSAQLMRRERPAFASTDRLGGTPDQIVAAYQGYRAYAGTYHVDAAAQTVTHHAEWNMLPNEVGADQIRAFEFDGDRLILRTPPLLLGGRPATGVLVWARARPHASR from the coding sequence ATGTCAGCACCGGCCGGCAATTCGTTTGTCGGCGCGTGGCGGCTACTGTCGTCTGAGTTTCGCTATGCGGACGGCACCGCCACCCGCACCTATGACTCGGGACTGCTGGTCTACACGGCCGACGGCTATATGTCGGCGCAGTTGATGCGACGCGAGCGGCCGGCGTTCGCATCCACCGACCGTCTGGGCGGCACGCCCGACCAGATCGTGGCTGCCTACCAGGGTTATCGGGCGTATGCTGGGACCTACCACGTGGACGCTGCAGCGCAGACGGTCACCCATCATGCCGAATGGAACATGCTGCCCAACGAAGTGGGCGCCGATCAGATCCGCGCCTTCGAGTTTGACGGCGACCGCTTGATCCTGCGCACGCCGCCGCTTCTCTTGGGCGGCCGCCCGGCAACCGGCGTGCTGGTCTGGGCGCGCGCCCGGCCGCATGCGTCGCGCTAG
- a CDS encoding pyridoxal-phosphate dependent enzyme, with translation MPDKLSLRCLACGHAFADADVNQCPQCGGTLDVVYDEAIWRSPRAFSGMGVWRFFDLLPVCDPVSRVSLGESTTPLVASAHLGRAWGVPELHFKVEGVMPTGSYKDRIAAVSMARARETGKIGWAATSSGNAGASLSAYGARAGLPGTLFVIEKAARSKIAQIMMYGPRLVAVRGLGISKDAERATFDGVRRLCAQNNWMMMVTASKFNPFGMEGVKTLAYEICEQLGRAPEVVYVPVGGGGLLNMVWKGFREWQRLGRIGSLPRMVSVQGEGCAALADAFNAGREYRPLVESRGTISGLQLADPPDGALALKAVRDSGGWAMAVPDAETARAQKALAAQEGLFVEPAAAITAAAVSLDRASGRLRGDETVMCVLTGVGFKVQDAIQRLTDGVEIPLIEADDILKV, from the coding sequence ATGCCTGACAAGCTCTCCCTGCGCTGCCTGGCCTGCGGGCACGCGTTCGCAGATGCCGATGTCAACCAGTGCCCGCAGTGTGGCGGCACGCTCGATGTTGTATACGACGAGGCGATCTGGCGGTCGCCGCGTGCGTTCAGCGGCATGGGCGTCTGGCGCTTCTTTGACCTCCTGCCGGTGTGCGATCCGGTCAGCCGCGTCAGCCTCGGCGAGAGCACGACGCCGCTTGTGGCAAGTGCGCACCTGGGCCGAGCCTGGGGCGTGCCGGAGCTGCATTTCAAGGTTGAAGGTGTCATGCCGACCGGCTCGTATAAAGATCGCATTGCGGCGGTGAGCATGGCGCGGGCGCGCGAGACGGGCAAGATCGGCTGGGCCGCGACGTCGTCGGGCAACGCGGGCGCGTCCCTGTCGGCGTACGGCGCGCGCGCCGGTCTGCCCGGCACGCTGTTCGTCATCGAAAAGGCGGCGCGCAGCAAGATCGCGCAGATCATGATGTACGGCCCGCGACTGGTGGCCGTGCGCGGGCTCGGCATCAGCAAGGACGCCGAGCGCGCGACGTTCGACGGTGTGCGTCGCCTCTGTGCGCAGAACAATTGGATGATGATGGTGACGGCCAGCAAGTTCAACCCGTTCGGGATGGAAGGCGTCAAAACGCTGGCCTACGAAATCTGCGAACAGTTGGGGCGCGCGCCCGAAGTCGTGTACGTGCCGGTCGGCGGCGGCGGACTGCTGAACATGGTCTGGAAAGGCTTCCGTGAGTGGCAGCGCCTCGGGCGCATCGGCAGCCTGCCGCGCATGGTGTCCGTGCAGGGTGAAGGTTGCGCCGCGCTCGCCGACGCGTTCAACGCGGGTCGCGAGTACCGTCCCCTGGTTGAGAGTCGCGGCACGATCAGCGGGTTGCAGTTGGCCGACCCACCAGACGGCGCGCTCGCGCTGAAGGCGGTGCGCGACTCCGGCGGCTGGGCGATGGCGGTGCCCGACGCCGAAACGGCGCGCGCCCAGAAGGCGCTGGCGGCCCAGGAAGGGCTGTTCGTCGAGCCGGCGGCGGCGATCACGGCGGCGGCGGTGTCGCTCGATCGCGCCAGTGGCCGCCTGCGCGGTGATGAGACGGTCATGTGCGTCCTGACTGGCGTTGGCTTCAAGGTGCAGGACGCGATCCAGCGGCTCACCGATGGCGTCGAGATCCCGCTGATCGAAGCCGACGATATCCTGAAGGTGTAA
- a CDS encoding endo-1,4-beta-xylanase encodes MIRFSVPQVDFVSAWSFMSDADGVPCAGEVAFDSSRLDCDTPAPRAALNLLYTIEGFGEVMARTAVLPHSDGVVDLHTALVQGRRDQIARLLERCRANGFAVPVEWAGRYAAVSSLADLYYLGEQLALALARWRIQQRKAAGPLGLRFGAQAFGVGLGEAYERHFRALCDCGTAPLYFFLTRPSRDRFTWDATDRVVDWLTRSGIEVEGAPLIWFHPYGIPPWMRSLSFDEAKDVALEQVRAAIARFGDRVHVWEMINEPQDGDANGLNLTVEQLLDITALVSAELKRLQPHAVRMINFSDPFGARSYPHERPSVPPAYILKRCAERGIEYDAIGLQFYFGIKRYFSCRDLLTVDDLVESFAPFGKPLRVTEVGMPSQHAVDPTAFFGSDHPAAGGWWHGPWNETRQAEFSEGLYTLCAAQPNMSVITWWDFADRGVNRDIGARFIPHGGLLRRDLTPKPAYERLLAFKQFLRGT; translated from the coding sequence ATGATCCGCTTTTCGGTTCCGCAAGTTGACTTTGTTTCGGCGTGGTCGTTCATGAGCGACGCGGACGGCGTGCCGTGTGCCGGGGAGGTCGCCTTCGACAGCTCTCGGCTTGACTGCGACACCCCCGCGCCGCGTGCCGCGCTCAATCTGCTCTACACGATCGAGGGGTTTGGCGAGGTGATGGCGCGCACCGCCGTCCTGCCGCATTCGGACGGGGTGGTTGATCTGCATACCGCACTGGTGCAGGGGCGCCGCGACCAGATCGCGCGCCTGTTGGAGCGCTGCCGCGCAAACGGCTTCGCGGTGCCGGTTGAGTGGGCTGGGCGCTATGCGGCCGTCTCGTCGCTGGCCGACCTGTACTATCTCGGCGAGCAGCTTGCGCTGGCGTTGGCCCGCTGGCGTATCCAGCAGCGCAAGGCGGCCGGGCCGCTCGGCCTGCGTTTTGGCGCGCAGGCGTTTGGCGTCGGCCTCGGCGAGGCGTACGAGCGGCATTTTCGCGCGCTGTGCGACTGCGGGACCGCACCGCTCTATTTCTTCCTGACGCGTCCGTCGCGCGACCGCTTCACCTGGGATGCAACGGATCGCGTCGTGGATTGGTTAACCCGCAGCGGGATCGAAGTCGAGGGCGCGCCGCTGATCTGGTTTCACCCGTACGGCATCCCGCCCTGGATGCGCTCGCTTTCGTTCGATGAGGCGAAGGACGTCGCGTTGGAGCAGGTGCGCGCGGCGATCGCTCGTTTCGGCGACCGCGTGCATGTCTGGGAGATGATCAACGAGCCGCAGGATGGCGACGCCAACGGCTTGAACCTGACCGTCGAGCAGTTGCTGGACATCACCGCGCTCGTCTCGGCCGAGCTCAAGCGCCTGCAGCCGCACGCCGTGCGCATGATCAACTTCTCGGACCCGTTCGGTGCGCGCAGTTACCCGCACGAGCGGCCCAGCGTGCCGCCCGCGTACATCTTGAAGCGCTGCGCGGAGCGCGGCATCGAGTATGACGCCATTGGCTTACAGTTCTACTTCGGCATCAAACGCTACTTCTCCTGCCGCGACCTTCTCACCGTGGACGACCTAGTGGAATCCTTCGCGCCGTTCGGAAAGCCGTTGCGCGTGACCGAGGTCGGTATGCCGTCGCAGCACGCGGTCGATCCGACGGCGTTTTTTGGCAGCGACCATCCGGCGGCGGGTGGTTGGTGGCACGGGCCGTGGAATGAAACGCGCCAGGCGGAGTTCAGCGAAGGACTCTACACGCTGTGCGCCGCGCAGCCAAACATGAGCGTGATCACCTGGTGGGATTTCGCCGATCGCGGTGTCAATCGCGACATCGGCGCGCGCTTCATCCCCCACGGCGGTCTGCTGCGGCGCGATCTGACGCCTAAGCCGGCCTATGAGCGGTTGCTGGCGTTCAAGCAATTCCTGCGCGGAACCTGA
- a CDS encoding alpha/beta hydrolase has translation MPAATPTAQVSPTPAPVVVTATLNLTYSVPITALVDSYALDVYAPVGGQGLPIVVFLHGTGETKRGYSHFSQSTAAAGFVVYVADWPVYTLSRATQDNGRGYREVTEIVACAVRFARATAATYGGDASKVTLGGFSAGAATAALVAFLGDEPERAWDAYAAKAGGPPPQARCTQTGNSAHVDAFVGAAGPYNLSTPPRGVDAGVAELVTLAPRVDSRRGLKVRLVHGTADSLVPLESSVRFAEALKAANYDVKLTRFDGPHAAPEALLIAQLRDLWPR, from the coding sequence TTGCCGGCCGCAACCCCGACCGCGCAGGTATCCCCGACACCGGCTCCGGTGGTCGTCACAGCCACACTCAACCTGACGTACTCTGTGCCGATCACCGCGCTGGTGGACTCGTACGCGCTCGATGTGTACGCGCCGGTCGGCGGTCAGGGGTTGCCCATCGTGGTGTTCCTGCACGGTACCGGCGAGACGAAGCGCGGCTACTCACACTTCAGCCAGTCGACGGCGGCTGCCGGTTTCGTGGTCTACGTGGCCGATTGGCCGGTCTATACGCTATCACGCGCGACGCAGGACAACGGGCGCGGGTACCGAGAGGTCACGGAGATCGTCGCGTGCGCGGTACGCTTTGCGCGCGCGACTGCGGCGACCTACGGTGGGGATGCTTCGAAAGTGACGCTCGGTGGTTTCTCGGCCGGGGCGGCGACTGCGGCGTTGGTTGCGTTCCTGGGTGACGAGCCAGAACGCGCGTGGGACGCCTATGCTGCGAAAGCTGGCGGCCCGCCACCGCAGGCGCGCTGCACGCAGACCGGAAACTCGGCCCATGTGGACGCCTTCGTCGGCGCGGCCGGACCGTACAACCTCAGCACGCCGCCGCGCGGCGTGGATGCCGGCGTCGCCGAGTTAGTGACGCTTGCGCCGCGCGTTGATTCCCGGCGCGGGCTAAAAGTTCGACTGGTTCACGGCACGGCCGACAGCCTTGTGCCGCTCGAATCATCGGTGCGCTTCGCTGAGGCGTTGAAGGCGGCCAACTACGACGTGAAGTTGACGCGTTTCGATGGGCCACATGCAGCGCCGGAGGCGCTGCTGATTGCGCAACTCCGGGACCTGTGGCCGCGCTGA
- a CDS encoding aspartate aminotransferase family protein: MPNSAQERFEREIPRSRAAYERARAVMPGGAKGAYFYAPFPLTLERGEGCYLFDVDEHRYADFAGHHTAQVLGHGHPAVLAAVQAQLTRGIALGGPTGSETELAEELCRRVPSLERVRFCNSGTEATLHAIRLARGSTGKPKIAKFEGGYHGSHDSVEISVAPPLDLAGPADAPVAVPAVRGMSPGAVSDTLILPYNDEAAVERILTAHRDELACVMFDPRAGILPQRREFVQFVRDLTARLGILLVFDEIVGFRVGSGGLQVEYGITPDLSTYGKIIGGGFPVGAFGGRADLMDLLDTSQGPTGYFQSGTFSAHPVAMAAGLATLRQLTPPVLERINALGARLASGLRTLFERRGVPAQVVCTGSLFSIHFSAEPVVDYRSLARTDKALAGRVFRSLLAQGQYLSQGLSMSALSVPMNEAHVDGLVTAIDQSISER, translated from the coding sequence ATGCCAAATTCCGCTCAGGAGCGTTTTGAGCGCGAGATCCCGCGCTCCCGCGCCGCGTACGAGCGGGCCCGCGCCGTCATGCCTGGCGGCGCGAAGGGTGCGTACTTCTATGCGCCGTTCCCGCTGACGCTGGAGCGCGGCGAGGGCTGCTATCTATTTGATGTGGACGAGCACCGCTACGCGGACTTTGCGGGCCACCACACCGCACAGGTGCTCGGGCACGGGCACCCCGCCGTGCTGGCGGCCGTGCAAGCGCAGTTGACGCGCGGCATCGCGCTCGGCGGCCCGACCGGCAGCGAGACCGAGTTGGCTGAGGAGTTGTGCCGGCGCGTGCCGTCGCTGGAGCGGGTGCGTTTCTGCAATTCTGGCACGGAAGCGACCCTGCATGCGATCCGGCTGGCGCGCGGCAGCACCGGCAAGCCGAAGATCGCTAAGTTCGAGGGCGGCTACCACGGCAGCCACGATTCGGTCGAGATCAGCGTCGCGCCGCCGCTCGACCTGGCCGGCCCGGCCGATGCGCCCGTCGCCGTGCCGGCGGTGCGTGGCATGTCGCCCGGCGCGGTCAGCGACACGCTGATCCTGCCGTACAACGACGAGGCGGCGGTCGAGCGCATTCTGACGGCGCACCGCGACGAACTGGCCTGCGTGATGTTCGACCCGCGCGCGGGCATTCTGCCGCAGCGGCGCGAGTTCGTGCAGTTCGTGCGCGACCTCACGGCGCGGCTGGGCATCCTGCTTGTCTTCGACGAGATCGTCGGCTTTCGGGTTGGCAGCGGCGGCCTGCAAGTCGAGTATGGCATCACGCCCGATCTGTCGACCTACGGCAAGATCATCGGCGGCGGTTTCCCGGTCGGCGCGTTCGGCGGCCGCGCCGACCTGATGGATCTGCTCGACACGTCGCAGGGACCGACTGGCTACTTCCAGAGCGGCACGTTCAGCGCGCACCCGGTCGCCATGGCCGCGGGTCTGGCGACGCTCCGCCAGTTGACGCCGCCCGTGTTGGAGCGCATCAATGCGCTCGGCGCGCGCCTGGCGTCCGGCCTGCGCACGCTGTTCGAGCGGCGCGGCGTCCCGGCGCAGGTCGTCTGCACCGGATCGCTGTTCAGCATCCACTTCAGCGCAGAACCGGTCGTCGACTACCGCAGTCTGGCGCGCACCGACAAGGCGCTGGCCGGGCGCGTCTTCCGTTCCCTGCTGGCGCAGGGACAGTACCTGAGTCAGGGTTTATCGATGAGCGCTCTCTCGGTGCCAATGAATGAAGCTCACGTCGATGGCCTGGTGACCGCCATCGACCAATCCATTTCGGAGCGATGA
- a CDS encoding aspartate aminotransferase family protein, with translation MSYTRTKSQALLDRASRSLAGGVGSVIRLAELPGPLYFERGEGARLYDVDGNEYIDYVLGQGPLILGHNPKVVLDAVHQQIDRLLVTAGQHIHEVETSERIQRIVPCAQLVRYNNSGSEAVQMAFRLARAFTGRQKYIKFEGHFHGWPDTVAISTAPTAENMGPREKPNMVAGSAGMATNVFDNIILLPWNDLAIVERTLEAQAHEIACIITEPIMFNAGGAEPRPGFLEGLRKLCDQYGVVLVFDEVISGFRVSLGGAQELYGVTPDLATFAKGIAAGFPLSALAGRRDILDLAARNVVNYAGTYNSNPVVMAAANAATKYLDENRDQVYGHLRAMGGKLNAGLTEIFARRGVPALVNAIGPVIQLAFTKRDKFYEYRDYLDRDANLAKRFTTALAEHGVRTTLRGTWYISAAHSEADIEETLDRAESALGAALG, from the coding sequence ATGTCGTACACCCGAACCAAATCACAGGCGCTCCTCGATCGCGCGTCGCGTTCGCTGGCTGGCGGCGTCGGCAGCGTCATCCGGCTGGCTGAATTGCCGGGACCGTTGTATTTCGAGCGCGGCGAAGGCGCGCGGTTGTACGACGTGGACGGCAACGAGTACATCGACTATGTCCTGGGCCAGGGGCCGCTGATCCTGGGCCACAATCCGAAGGTCGTGCTGGATGCCGTGCACCAGCAGATCGACCGCCTGCTGGTGACGGCTGGCCAGCACATCCATGAGGTGGAGACGTCCGAGCGCATCCAGCGCATCGTGCCGTGCGCGCAACTGGTGCGCTACAACAACAGCGGCTCCGAAGCGGTTCAGATGGCGTTCCGGTTGGCGCGCGCGTTCACGGGGCGCCAGAAGTACATCAAGTTTGAGGGCCACTTCCACGGCTGGCCGGATACCGTCGCGATCAGCACGGCGCCGACGGCCGAGAACATGGGCCCGCGCGAGAAGCCGAACATGGTGGCGGGCAGCGCCGGCATGGCGACGAACGTGTTCGACAATATCATCCTGCTGCCGTGGAACGACCTGGCTATCGTGGAGCGCACGCTGGAGGCGCAGGCACACGAGATCGCCTGCATCATCACCGAGCCGATCATGTTCAATGCCGGCGGCGCCGAGCCGCGCCCCGGCTTCCTCGAAGGCCTGCGCAAGCTCTGCGACCAGTACGGCGTCGTGCTGGTCTTTGACGAGGTGATCTCCGGATTCCGCGTCTCGCTCGGCGGCGCGCAGGAACTGTACGGCGTCACGCCCGATCTGGCGACGTTCGCCAAGGGCATCGCGGCCGGCTTCCCGTTGAGCGCGCTGGCCGGGCGGCGCGACATCCTCGATCTGGCTGCCCGCAATGTCGTCAACTACGCCGGGACATACAACTCCAACCCGGTCGTGATGGCCGCAGCCAACGCGGCGACCAAGTACCTTGACGAGAACCGCGACCAGGTCTACGGCCACCTGCGCGCGATGGGCGGCAAGCTGAACGCGGGCCTCACGGAGATCTTCGCCCGCCGTGGCGTGCCGGCGCTGGTCAACGCGATCGGGCCGGTGATCCAACTGGCGTTCACGAAGCGAGACAAGTTTTACGAATACCGCGATTACCTCGACCGCGACGCGAATCTCGCCAAGCGGTTCACGACCGCGCTGGCCGAGCACGGCGTGCGCACGACCCTGCGTGGCACCTGGTACATCTCGGCGGCGCACAGCGAGGCCGATATCGAAGAGACGCTCGACCGCGCCGAGTCGGCGCTGGGCGCGGCGCTCGGGTAG
- a CDS encoding thioesterase family protein, producing the protein MTTDPAAPLVLMHSRVKSEWIDYNRHMMDGYYAVAFSPVVDAFMNLIGLDESYRALTACTIYTAEMHIVFLRELKAGAPLRFEAQLLGHDTKRFHLFFTLHHDAEGYVAATAEFMLLHVDQHQMRVVPMPSNALARLDAIAERHRLLPQPPQAGRRVSMNGAARATSAQTE; encoded by the coding sequence ATGACTACGGACCCCGCCGCGCCGCTCGTACTGATGCACAGCCGAGTGAAATCCGAATGGATCGACTACAACCGGCACATGATGGACGGCTACTATGCCGTGGCCTTCAGCCCAGTGGTCGACGCCTTTATGAACCTGATCGGACTGGACGAGTCGTACCGTGCGTTAACCGCCTGCACGATCTACACGGCCGAGATGCATATCGTTTTCTTGCGCGAACTCAAAGCAGGCGCGCCGCTGCGCTTTGAGGCACAACTGCTCGGGCACGACACAAAGCGCTTCCACCTGTTCTTCACGCTCCACCACGATGCCGAAGGCTATGTGGCGGCCACGGCGGAATTCATGCTGCTGCACGTCGATCAGCACCAGATGCGCGTCGTGCCCATGCCGTCGAACGCGCTGGCGCGACTAGACGCAATTGCGGAACGGCACCGGCTTCTGCCACAACCACCGCAGGCCGGACGGCGAGTAAGCATGAATGGCGCCGCCAGGGCGACGTCGGCTCAGACCGAGTGA